CGCAAATTACCGCCACGCCCAGGGCTTCCATGCTCAGGGCGGCGTAATACATGAAACTCATGAACACCCCGCTGGGCTCTCCAACCATGTCGCACTCCAACCCTCAAATGTTTCAACCAAAAAGAGCCTTGATTCCTGCCCGGAGAGGTCTTACAGAGACCTCCATGCCGACTTCACATCCCAAGCCCTCAACACGCTTCCTGATCCCCGCCGTGCTTCTGGCCATGCTGGTCGCGGTGCTGATTTTTCAATACGCGACCCAGTCCTCGTCAACAACCGTTTCGGGAGACAACCTTACGGCCAATGCCGCCTGGGAGATGGTTCAGGAGAGGAAGCTGACCATCGTGGACATCCGGCGCGCGGAAGAATGGCAGCAAACCGGAACGCCTCAAGACGCGATCCGGCTGTCCTTCGAAACCCACCCCCAAGGACCGGAAGGCTTCCTCCGCGACCTGGAAGCGGCCCTGGAATCCGATAAAACCCGACCTTTCGCCATTATCTGCCGCACCGGCAACCGCACCGGCCTGCTGCTTCCCTTCCTGCACGCCAACGGATTCACCAAGGCCCAGGCTATCCCCGAAGGCATGACCGGAAGCAGCCATGGACGCGGCTGGCTACGTCACGGCCTGCCAGTGGACCGCTGAAGCCGGCCCCTCACCCCGTCTCGTCCACGATTCGCCCGGAATTGCGAAACAACAAATCCAGCAGGATTTGTTCCAATGACTTCGTCGGCACATGCCGCCTGGCCTCCACGGCCTGATCCAGCAGATCAGCCTGGGATACCAGGGCTGAAGCCTGGTATTCCAAGCCGTCCTCACGGCGAGTGTAGATGTCTTCGATGAGGGTCATGTCGCCGATATAGCCGGACAGAGCCTGTAATTGAGCATCCGGGTCGGCTTCGAGGGCGACACCTGTCAGCATATCCCAATCAAAATCGGAATCACCCTTGTTGAGTGCACGAAAATTCAGATCAAATCCGCCATCCGGGAAACCCTGGATATGCACTTTGCCATCCGAGGTAATCTGCTGGGAATCCCATTGGCTTGCGTCCAGGAGGGCGATGTTGTTGAAGCGCGTGGACTCGACGGTGCTGGTGATACGATTACGGAGCGCCTCGTAATCCTTCT
The sequence above is a segment of the Desulfonatronum thiodismutans genome. Coding sequences within it:
- a CDS encoding rhodanese-like domain-containing protein, with product MPTSHPKPSTRFLIPAVLLAMLVAVLIFQYATQSSSTTVSGDNLTANAAWEMVQERKLTIVDIRRAEEWQQTGTPQDAIRLSFETHPQGPEGFLRDLEAALESDKTRPFAIICRTGNRTGLLLPFLHANGFTKAQAIPEGMTGSSHGRGWLRHGLPVDR